In the Streptomyces formicae genome, one interval contains:
- a CDS encoding MerR family transcriptional regulator, whose protein sequence is MRIGELAKRTAVSERSLRYYEKQGLLHAERTPGGHRDYAEAAVDRVVHIQELFAAGLCSAKIYQLLPCMRDKDGGPSEQATPWLADELIRERERIDGQVADLLRAREVLNQVISAAARHPQPTA, encoded by the coding sequence ATGAGGATCGGCGAGCTGGCGAAGCGTACCGCTGTGAGCGAGCGGTCCCTGCGCTACTACGAGAAGCAGGGCCTGTTGCACGCCGAGCGCACCCCGGGCGGCCACCGCGACTACGCGGAGGCCGCGGTCGACCGGGTCGTCCACATCCAGGAGCTGTTCGCAGCGGGCCTGTGCAGCGCGAAGATCTACCAACTCCTGCCGTGCATGCGGGACAAGGACGGCGGCCCCTCCGAGCAGGCCACGCCGTGGCTCGCGGACGAGCTGATCAGGGAGCGGGAGCGGATCGACGGGCAGGTGGCGGACCTGCTGCGGGCCAGGGAGGTCCTGAACCAGGTGATC
- a CDS encoding alkene reductase translates to MTNTELLAPYSAGPLGLLPNRVVMAPMTRARAADDGTPLPVVADHYAQRAGAGLIVTEGIWPSSRGQSGWRYPGLETAAHIEGWRRVTDAVHAAGGRIYAQLMHGGRNGHPLARIDGDLPLAPSAVTPPGHAHGPDGTKPDYVAPREMTRDDIRTAVEDFVAAARNAVDAGFDGVELHGANSYLIHQFLADNTNLRDDEYGKGSIADRIRFAVEVVRAVADAIGAERLGLRLSPGNPQFGMAEADPGPVYRALLAEIDGLGLAYLHLTDNDRYPALADLRPRWHGLLIGNVGENGDPTTREAGEAVLASGLADLVSYGRAFISNPDLPARLATGAPLQEIDHAHLYTNGARGYTDYPFLERELVASGQTSTST, encoded by the coding sequence ATGACGAACACCGAGCTTCTCGCCCCCTATTCCGCAGGCCCCCTCGGCCTCCTGCCCAACCGCGTCGTGATGGCCCCGATGACCCGCGCCCGCGCCGCCGACGACGGCACCCCGCTGCCCGTCGTCGCCGACCACTACGCCCAGCGCGCCGGCGCGGGACTCATCGTCACCGAGGGCATCTGGCCCAGCAGCCGGGGCCAGAGCGGCTGGCGCTACCCCGGTCTGGAGACCGCCGCGCACATCGAGGGCTGGCGGCGCGTGACCGACGCCGTGCACGCGGCGGGCGGCCGGATCTACGCCCAGCTGATGCACGGCGGCCGCAACGGCCACCCGCTGGCCCGCATCGACGGCGACCTGCCGCTCGCCCCCTCCGCCGTGACCCCGCCAGGACACGCGCACGGCCCGGACGGCACCAAGCCCGACTACGTCGCCCCGCGCGAGATGACCAGGGACGACATCCGCACGGCCGTCGAGGACTTCGTGGCCGCCGCCCGCAACGCCGTCGACGCGGGGTTCGACGGGGTCGAACTGCACGGCGCCAACAGCTACTTGATCCACCAGTTCCTCGCCGACAACACCAACCTGCGGGACGACGAGTACGGCAAGGGGTCGATCGCCGACCGCATCCGCTTCGCCGTCGAGGTGGTCCGCGCCGTCGCCGACGCCATCGGCGCCGAGCGGCTCGGGCTGCGACTCTCGCCCGGCAACCCGCAGTTCGGCATGGCCGAGGCCGACCCCGGTCCCGTCTACCGCGCGCTGCTCGCCGAGATCGACGGCCTCGGCCTCGCCTACCTCCACCTCACCGACAACGACCGCTATCCCGCCCTCGCCGACCTGCGCCCGCGCTGGCACGGCCTGCTCATCGGCAACGTCGGGGAGAACGGCGACCCGACGACACGGGAGGCGGGCGAGGCCGTCCTCGCGTCCGGCCTCGCCGACCTCGTCTCGTACGGGCGGGCGTTCATCTCCAACCCCGACCTGCCCGCGCGCCTGGCGACGGGCGCGCCGCTCCAGGAGATCGACCACGCCCACCTCTACACGAACGGCGCGCGGGGCTACACCGACTACCCCTTCCTGGAGCGGGAGTTGGTGGCATCCGGTCAGACCTCCACGAGCACCTGA
- a CDS encoding nitroreductase family protein translates to MSETEQQQEWTPIHGAPYRSVPYRPQRMPEAESLAHAAELRTRMDERRTVRQFATDPVPAQVVRDAIACAATAPSGAHQQPWTFVLVQDPEIRRRIREAAEHEEQISYDGRLGEEWLAALRPLGTDEVKPHLTDAPALIVVFQQRYWLGEDGTKHKHYYVDESVGIAVGMLLSALHLSGLAALIHTPSPMRFLSQVLGRPENEKAFAVIPVGYPAADCEVPDLVRKSLDQVLVEV, encoded by the coding sequence CAGCAGGAGTGGACCCCCATCCACGGCGCGCCCTACCGCTCGGTGCCCTACCGCCCGCAGCGCATGCCCGAGGCCGAATCACTGGCGCACGCGGCCGAGTTGAGGACGCGGATGGACGAGCGGCGCACGGTCCGGCAGTTCGCCACCGACCCGGTGCCCGCGCAGGTCGTGCGGGACGCCATCGCGTGCGCGGCGACCGCGCCGTCCGGCGCGCACCAGCAGCCGTGGACGTTCGTCCTCGTCCAGGACCCCGAGATCCGCCGCCGCATCCGCGAGGCCGCCGAGCACGAGGAGCAGATCTCCTACGACGGGCGCCTCGGCGAGGAGTGGCTCGCGGCCCTGCGTCCGCTCGGCACGGACGAGGTGAAGCCGCACCTGACGGACGCGCCCGCGCTGATCGTCGTCTTTCAGCAGCGCTACTGGCTGGGCGAGGACGGCACCAAGCACAAGCACTACTACGTCGACGAGTCGGTCGGCATCGCGGTGGGGATGCTCCTGTCCGCGCTGCACCTGTCGGGCCTCGCCGCGCTGATCCACACGCCGAGCCCGATGCGCTTCCTCTCGCAGGTGCTCGGCAGGCCGGAGAACGAGAAGGCGTTCGCGGTGATCCCCGTGGGCTATCCGGCGGCGGACTGCGAGGTCCCCGACCTCGTCCGCAAATCCCTCGATCAGGTGCTCGTGGAGGTCTGA